CAAAGCTCCAAAGTTCTCTAGAATGGCAAAAGTTCCTAAATGAAGACATAACCCTTCTATATATAGGCAAAGGCATAAGGgttttccccttatttacaagtttgccaccttgcctttttccTTATATATTACGTTATAAAACCATGTCTTCTACTAATTTCTGCTACGATCtgaattgacggaggcgatagacattagtGCACTCAcacgattcactttggaatagtcgacgtttttCTACCCGAAACAATCTAAAGTTTTATGAGCATATCTTTTATGttaatttatatgtgattttatacttgttacttcgttcatttcaaaactaTTACACAGTTCGCACATTTCTCGCAATCTAAAGCAATAATAATGGTCTCTCGCGAACAAATTAAACTTATGATGTTTCCATTATTCTATGTGATACAATGTGAAAACttgttatgctatgtgaaaccTATGTACTATGTGATACAATTTGAACATTTATGTACTATGTGATACAATTTGAACATttatgtgctatgtgatgcattcTGTGATACAAATCAgttaaacaaaaacattatgatcaagtctcatccgaTCCTTGCCTTGCATCTTTAGATGTTATCAAGCCGACTTTCCAACTCTCACAAGAAGTCCAAGGCTAACACCCAGAAGAAGATGATGTCTTTTATGGCCGATCATATCGCACGTATTGTTCCCAAGATTGTCACTGAAATTCAGGGTTCAAACACTCCTCCCTCCTCTGTTGACTCGAAAGCGGTCCAACCAAAACCTGTGAGCTTCAACTACAAACACTTCGTCTCCTGCAACCCTAAGTCTTTCACGGGCAACGATGGGCTGACTTCAATGCTGGAATGGTTCGATAGCATTGAAGTTACTTTCATCAACAGTGAGTGCCCTGAATATCTCAAGACTAGGAGTGCTACAGGTGTTTTCCAAGGtagagcactagaatggtggaccaatgagaGAAACATCCACTCCAATGATGAAGCTTATGCTTTACCGTGGGCCGAGGTTAGGGAACTGATGATCCtcgagttctgccctccccacgagcaGCAAAACCTCGAAGACGAGTTCTGGCATCTGAAACAGGTTGGTGATGACAATCTGGCCTATACTACCCGTTTCAAGAAACTCAGCATAATCGTGCCACATCAGGTGTCCACTCCCAAACACATGATCACGAAGTACATTCATGGGTTACCCTCTGCCATTCGTGATGCCATTGAAGCAGCACAGCTAGACTCCATTGAAGAAGTTTACCGATTTGCAACGAGTCTAAACAACAACTGTGTTCGTGATAAACAGTTTAACACACCTGCCTCCTCGAAACCAGCCAACCAAATCACCCAGCAGTCAAGTGGTAGCAAGGGTAAGAAACAGAAGTCTCAAAACTCTGGCTGCAATGCGATTGTACCTGCTGCAAATCCAAACCCTGCTTCCCTTGAGAACACCAAGAAGCCATACACTGGGGTTCATCCCAAGTGCGATACTTATCACTATCATCACCCTGCCAACTCAGCTTGTCGCCATTGCACTTCATGCAACCGCTATGGTCACACAGCTCCTTACTGCCACCAGACCAACCAAGTTCAGCAAGCTCCCCAGAACCCCAAACCAGCAAATAATGCATGAGCCTGCTACAAGTGTGGTGTTACAACACACCTCCGTCCTCAATGCCCCCAACTAAATCAAGAGCAGCCACAACAGCAAGCCCCACGAGGACGAACATTCAACATCAACGCCAAGCAAGCTCAGAACGACAATGacgtcgttaatggtacgttccttgttaataATCTCTACGCTTTGGTACTATTTGATATtggtgcggacaaaagctttgtgtccgttGAATTTGAACCTTTGTTAAACTGTGCACACTCTAAACTACCTAAGTCGTTCTCAGTTGAGATTGCCAATGGTAAGTCTATCTTAGTCGATTCTATTCTCCGTGATTGTCTCCTTACCCTTAACGATCACGTTTTCACTATTGACCTGATACATAtgcaattgggtagcttcgatatcatagtaggcatggattggctacgTAAAAACCATGCTGAAATTGGTTGCCATGAGAAGTACGTTCGTTTACCTCTCCCGTCTGGTGATACTTTGCACGTATATGGAGACCGAACTTCTAGAGGACTAAAATTGATGTTATGCACTCAAGCGAATAAATGCTTACGTAAatagtactttgcctttttagcccatgTTGTGaaagaaaagggcaagggaaagagcGTAAGTGATGTTCCAGCAGTGTGTGATTTCCCTGAcatctttcctgaagatcttcctggtcCTCCTCCACCTCGATCTATTGATTTCCGTATCGATCTCATACCTGGTTTGACACCTGTTGCCAAGGCTCCCTACCGACTTGCACCCTCtaagatgcaagagttatctaggCAACTCCAAGAGCTCCTCGACAAAGGTTTTATACGTCCAAGTacctcaccttggggtgctcctatGCTTTTCGTCAAGAAGAATGATGGTTCGTTTCGTATGTGCATCAACTATCGTGATCTTAACAAACTCAccgtcaagaatcgttatcctctccctcgcatcgacgatctattcgaccaactacaaggtgcaaCTTGCTTCTCTaaaatcgaccttcgatctggttatcatcaacttcATGTTCTCGAAAAAGACATTCCCAAAACCGCATTTCGCACTcaatatggacactacgagtttgtGGTCATGCATTTTcgcttgaccaacgcacccgctgtgttcatggatctaatgaattgtgtttgtaaaccttacttggatcATTTTGTAATcgtgtttattgatgatattctcatttattcaaagACTTAAGCTGATCATGAACTCCATTTACGCCTCATACTAGAACTATTACGTGGTGAACGTctatacgcaaagttttctaagtgcaaATTCTGGATCAAAGAAATACAATTTCTCGGGCACGTCATTAGCAAACAaggaatccatgtcgaccctTCCAAGATAGAAGCAGTGAAGAATTGGATCACGCCTAAATCTGCATCTGAGGTTCGTTCCTATTATGGGTGAAATTCCGAGCCCATATCCTGGATTATATCTTGAATTATATCTTGATCACATAATAGCTGTTTACAATCAGGCTACTggaccaggatattggtaatatcctgaTACTGTATCCTGGTATTTGCTAACAGATTTCTTGCAGGTTACGATTGCAGGATCCTAACGTTAACTAGGACCTGTTCTCCTGAAGACTCGTTCCATATGGTTAGGAAGTAGACGTTGAAGCCGCAAGACAAGGTCTACAACGTTCTAGAAAGAATATTCCGAGGCATCCCAATATTTTAGGAGAAATTTTTCTTTGTTTGTAACTATATAAATGTGGATAGCCAGATCGATAGGTCACAACAACACACTCACTGCTCTCGAACTCTTACATTTTCTCTCATAATTACGCACCAACACTCATCACTAGcaaacattgtaacacttagtagtGATCTGAGcattatcctgcactgtatcctggttattcaagctataagaagaacaaggtagccgacgattgtcagctcccgaggttttatgccggagatctagattgatcaagggctttcctcgtatatctcgtgtcaacctttacatttttgctcacTGTTTGATTATTGATATAGCTTGGTATCTTGAGCTATATCATGAAAGCTGTTTCTACAAACAACCAAATCAGTATATTTTTTACTAACACtgctagcacactacctcacaaaactaatttgatcacttaattgctttggtaatttttgaccaaaacaatttggcgcccaccgtggggccagTGGTGCTATTCTTACTAAAAACCTTGCTAAAATCTTTACTTGGTTTTCTTTTTTCGAAACTTCAATGGCTTCGAAATCAAACATGAGCACTTCCTCCATGCCTGCTCCAACCTCTGCTACAaccggttcggtgcttccaccacctccacATATGCAAGCCTCTTCACAGGCTTAAGCTCTTCCAAGGAGGGTTGAGACTCACACATCTTGTTATAGGTGAAATTTTGGGCCCATATCCcgactttgtatcttgattttttattagctgtttatgatcaggataccggaccaggatattggtaacatcctgaggcagtatcctgactattactaacaatTTTCTTATAAACGTTGGTTACAAGGGACTAACGTTAATGAGGACCAAGTCACCCTGAAGACTCGCTCAAATTGGTTATGATAAGGACGTTGATGGCggaagaatgggtcttgtaacggCTAGAATACAACAAAGGCATATTTTGTGAGAATTTCGGATGCAAATTAATGCTATTAATGTTGTAACGGTTATGTGAGCTGAAGACCCAAATTTATAGTTAATATGCACGTGGAAAACAAGTTGAAACAACCCCCCAACATTCAGAAGGGAATATTCTCCGTATCCCGGAATAACAGGATAGTTAGTTAAACTTAGAAACTATATAAAGGGGATGTCGGATCACTAGAAACACACACCAATCCTCGTACTCTCACCACTGACTTGCCTTTTTTGCAATCTTTCACTCTTATTCACTCACATTACACAATTATTGTAACACTTAGAGCTGATCTGAGCATTATCCTGCATtgtatcctggttattcaagcaataagaagaataAGGCAGCCGATGATTGTCAGCTCCcaaggttttatgccggagatctagattgatcaagggctttcctcgtatagactcgatggtggaggCAATCGCCGGTCATGAAATgctgacctttatggatgcttccTTAGGATTCCAGCAAATCCAAATGGAGCCATCCGATCAAGAAGATACAACTTTTATGACACCGACAGGTctttattgttatattgccatgcctttcggattgaataatgcaggtgcaacgtatcagagactagtgaatatgatgtttaaagacaaactgggggacaccatggaggtgtatattgatgatatggtggtaaaatctgAGAAGGCGGAGGATCacctccaagatcttgaatgtgCATTCAATATCCTGGACCAATACaatatgaagctgaatcctgctaaatgtcattttggagtgggggcaggaaaatttttaggatatatggtgactaagAGGGGAATAGAAGCAAGCTCAGAAcagattaaagctatcctggatatcaATCACCATCCAACATGAAAGATGTGCAAAGGTTAACATGACGAGTAGCGGCATTGAACATGTTTATATCAAGATAGTCagagaaatgcaaggaattctatgatatcctgaagaagaataagaaattcgagTGGGGAGAAAAACATGAAGCAGCCCTACAAGgattgaagcagtatctttcaagtGCACCTCTGCTGATGAAGCCCGAGGATGGTAAACccttatccctgtatcttgcagtatcagggagtGCAGTAAGTGCCGTTCGGGTAAAGGATCATGatggtcagcagtatcctgtttattatgtcaGTAAAAGTTTGTTAGATGCTAAAActaggtattcacatttagaaaagtTGATATTAGCCCTAGTTTTGGCATCGactaagcttagacattattttgagacacataggattcatgttaaaactaattatcctgttaaaaatgtgcttaggaaacctgagatgtcggGTAGGATGGCTAAATGGTCCATAAAGTTAAGTGCATATGATTTAATATATAAACCTAGAAATGCTATAAAGTCTCAGGttttagcagactttgtggctgatttcagtagtgacattcaaaatgaagtagacctagaagtacaacaactaGGTGAAAACTCAGAATCCAGGACGttgtatactgatggtgcatctaatctAACAGGAGTAGgattaggtatactactaaaatcaccacagagggacatattaccccaggctgtTAGGTGTGAATTTCATGCTACTAATAGTGAATCAGAGTATGAAGCTCTGATGGAATatgaatattaaaagtttgcaagtatatgttgattccttgttaatcactaaccatttcaatggatcctatgcagtcaaagGTGAAAGGTTAATCGAATATCTTGAAATTGTCaaaaaaaattagcaggatatttcgaaatttttacacttgaacaggtaccaagagaggataatgttGAGGCAGATGCTCTAGCAAATTTGGGATATGTagtcaggataccggaaggaactCGGATACCAATACTACATATCCTGTATCCCGAGATGGAACTCTTCAAGTCTCAGGATAAGAATGTAGCAAGTGTCCGGGATCCTGGTGATGAATATCCTAAAGAgaatcctaaatcctggacggctccaattaTAAAATACCTCAAAGAAGGAGACATCCTaaaggatgagaatcctaaggcttTCAGGATGAAGGTATCTCAGTTCactattataaacaatgtttGGTATAAAAagtctcttgcaggtccatacctaagatgcttggaggatcctgaaaccaaggaggtacttcaggatatacatgaaggagactgtggcaaccatactgggggcagatcgTTGTTCTCGAAGGTGTTAAGAACGGGATACTACTGGCCGACTATGAGAAaggatgctgcagaatatgcctaaaaatgtgatgcatgtcaaaggcacagCAATATACTACATCAGCCTgatgaaccattatatcctatcgtatccccttggccattcatgaaatgaggtatggatatagtggggaaactcccaaaagctccaggaggaaaagttcTTATGCTGGCAATGACAGATTATTTCTCCAAGTAGGTCAAAGTCGAAGCCTTTGTCCAAGTCAGGgatcaagaagtggtatccttcataaagaggaatatcctgacaagatttggggtaccagctgagataatttgtgacaatggCTCTCAGTTCATCAGCAAAAGAACCACTGatttttgcaaaagttggggaatcaagatgatcacatcaactccagtacatcctcaagcaaacgGACAGGCAtaatcctcgaacaagataattgtcaacaatttgaagaagaggTTAGGTGCTAAaaagggaagatgggcagaagaactaccgtttgtcctatgggctgataggacaactctgAAGAATGCTACCGGTCAAACCACCTTTTCTTTAGTGTTTGGGgtagaagcagtgatcccaacagaaatggtgatacctacagccAGATCAAGCTTCCGGGATCTTGAGACAAAtcctgaagccttatgtcaagaACTAAATACTATTGATGAAACGAGAAATGCAGCAAAGCtgaggatggcagcatatcaataGAGGATATCCAAGTCATACAACAAGAATTTAAGGACTAGgaaatttcaagttggagattgggtgttaaggaaagcTTTTCAAAATACAACCAATCCTGTTGATGGGAAGTtagccccaaaatgggaaggaccttatgagattgaatcggaatctggaaaaggagcataccgacttaagaatatggaaggggatatgttgccaagatcctggaatgctatacaccttaaagcctatttcaagtgagtttagaatttaatttctaactcaggatggtatgaattatAATCCCTATTTATATGGTTATTTAATTATTTGTTGAAACCctatactgacttaagcatcagaggggtgttagccaagctaacacccaccttagtttaacaTTGTTTCGCAGAATATGCTTCAGGATGTTACTCCAGGATATATACTCAAGATGagtcgaaagattagaggattggccctctctctcacgtttaagggattcTAATCCCTTCAAAGGtgtaaaggtattcacctttctctcgaattgggtttaaacaccccgcctagagcgcaagttatccaggaatagttcaagatagcggggccacttcatgtaaaagtggctgacaatttcgttattattggctatatcctggatttTAAAGGTACATGAGGATTGATCACTCtatctcacgaaagggtattttcatactctctaaggtttaaagatattcacctttctaagtcttggagtttatacactcccgcctgtagcgcatgaaaacaagggtttatccccaggatactaagggtttatccccatgatactaagggtttatccccaggatattaagggttaTCCCCAGTAAAACCAAAGTTTTTGGACAAGTTCCAAACAGACTATGATTGTGCTTGCAAGTGCAAAAAATTTTACAAAGTTAAAGTAAAGGAATACTGAAGTATATCATGCACTGATGCAATATCTTACATAGACAGGGGACATCCATGCTGGGGACAGTGCAAAGGATTCAAAGGTTTAAAGTGGAAATTATTGCCTAAGTGTTTCTGGTATGATTTTTATTCTTTAAGTCTTGACAGCCTTATCTATGTGATCTAAATCTTCTATAAAGTTGTATTCAACCAAGTTTTTGTCTAACGTTTTTAAAAGATAACAAAAGTGTTGAACATTTTATCAGTATCCGGACTAGGATATTCAATCAGAATATACAAAGCGTAACTTTCAAAATAAAAATGTAGCAATAACAGATAAGGCTAAAAggttagttatttattattaacAGTCCAAAAGGTTTTACTCTTGGCTTCATCTCAAaacgagacccatccaccaaaagtACAACTAGTTCAAAAgcatatttacataaacagttgaaggcttcgtcctgaaaacacaggatccctccaccttcaactgtTGATTGTTCAAAAGCATATTAAcgttgatgaccaagggcttcgtcctgaaactcaggatacctccacctttggccatcatattgtatCTAAGTGCAGGAAAAGTAAATGCAGAAAAGTAAATTGCTTCGGGGTTACAGACCATTCAAATCTAAAAAAAGTGGGCTCCAGCCTAAGcaacaatatccatcattgcccacttTGATGCTCTCACACAGCAATATCACCACCATCCTTCTTCGcctcctcagcaccagcatcctgaGCAGCATCCTAACCAGCATCAGCACCAGCATCCTTCTTCTCTCCAGCCTCGACCACCACCTCAGCTGTCTTCGAAGATTCCCGGGCTCCACATTTAGAAGGATATGGCACAGGATTGCCTCCGAGTTCCTTAAGCTTTGCCACCCAGGAGTCAACCGGCCAGGCTGGGCACTcaaggcctgtctccttggcctcataggcCATCTTGATCTGGGCCTGCAGGAGGGAGACGACTGCGGAGTTTTTGATCCCCTCTCGGAAGGAGATCATGGCCTGTTCATGCTCAACGTGGGGGGCGGCTAGCCTCACCTCTGCATCATGTGTGACCTTCTTCAACTTGTCTTCATAGTGCCAGGTCTTGGCTTCAGCAATTGTACCTTGGTCAGCCACGGTGGTCTCAAGTTTCTTGATCTTGACCTCCTGAAGCTTCGTTGTCTCACAGGCCTCAGCATAGAGGTTCAGCAAATGTTGAAGGCCATGCAAAACAAAATACATGTATGGCTTAATATGCGCTAACCAGGATACACACTCAACATATAAATGCAGGATATTGGGCCAGGATATTACCTTGTGAAGAAAAGAAGTCATGGGCTCCAGGGAATCAGTGAAGCTGAGGTCCTCATAGGAGAACCCCTCGGAAGCTGGAGCACTGGTTTCAGaaccctttcttttctttgacgTGGAAGCACGAGTTCTTGGGTTAGGCTTTGGAGCTGCGGCTGGTTTGGAACTGGTGGTGACCGGAGTTTCCTTCTTGACCTGGATAGGAGTAGGATAGCTATCGAGTTCGTCAAGGTCCAGGAGGATTGGAACTTTGCTAGCGTTTGCATAGAGGGAGTAATCTTGAAACCTTATTATATAAAATATTGAATAACAAAATGTGTGTAGAATATTAAataggatccttaccagacatgtttgaaCTGGAGTGTTGGCTTGAGGATGCTGGGTACAGAATAAAGCTTCTTTCAATTTCGGGAAGAAGTCTGATGGCTTGGATCCATTTATCTGAGTCGGCAAGGGGAGGTGCTAATTTTCTGAAATCAACTGCGTAAAACATAAGGAAAATCAGTTCAGGATACAAGATAGGATATTTCAGAGGAtcatcctaaaaccctaaatcctacccctTCTTAACCACTTCACCGGATAATCAGCTCCAccaggaattgaacttctttttACGAAGAAGAATTTGGACTTCCATTCCTCTCcgttcctggtggctcggagTATCAAAGGATCGTTGGAAGTGGAGTGGAACAGGAATCTGCTAGACCCGTGGGATCTCAGCCGGTATGCTAGTGGAAGGTCATTGACGGAAAGCTCAGGAATGTGAGCATTCTTGATTCGATCAAGAACAACCGACACTCGCCAGAGCATCGGCATAGTATGGCTAAAGCTGAGACCGGTAATACGGAAGAAATCGGTGATGAAATCAGGAAAAGGGAATTGAAGGCCTAAGGTGAAAGGGTAGGAATTGAAACAAAGCCATTCGGTGGACGACATGTCTGACCAGATCTCCCGATCGTAGGGTCTGAACACCGTCCCTTCCGGAAAGATGCCAGAAGACTGGAGGGCTGATAGATGAGCACTATCAAAAGTACACCATTCCTTCTCCGGATATTAGAGAAGATTATGTGGTAAGAAGGTAGGGGCTGAATCACCAGAACTCGATCTCGTTTGCCTCGCCATCCTTCGCCGGAAACTGAGAAAAAGGaggagaaagagatgaagatgaGAGAGAAGATTTTTTACCTTTTTTCTTCTTGGTGAAGGTTAAATGGGGATTAGCTTGAGAAGATATGGGGGGTAATGAGTGAATTTAGTCTGGGCGGTTGTAGGTAGTCAAATTAGAGGTCCTATCTCTTAATTGCCTTGGAACACGTGCAAAATGTAACCGTAAGGACTTCAGGATCTacaacggtaacatttttgggtacaattgttatgggtgaaattacGAGCCCATATCCTGGATTATATCTTGAATTATATCTTGATCACATAATAATTGTTTACAATCAGGCTACTggaccaggatattggtaacatgtgacatctgtgtcacttcaaccatcatacgaataccaaaccaatgaaatattgtatttcatacttgggatttgtataaatatgtgaatcatttgcacatatcaattcttgttcgatttcgagctctaaatcgctttttggtaggttatacgcgaactgatgcgtaaatataaccagtttaatgcaacaaacactcctaAACAATGATAtaggcttaaaataccttaaataacctctacataacttagaaacaagttttggatggtttggtgtgttcaaatcaagtttattcgatcgcagggactatttgtgtcaaactgcggaagtatgccgattcgtgtggtaacgaacattctggaacttgatcataagttaaacataccataaatatcctttacatagcttagaaataggctttgaggtgttcggtatgctaaaacaaactttttggtcattcagggactaaaagcgttaaacataccataaatatcctttgcatttttacgcatatcttacgttctgaatatatccggacatccaaaaatttatgaaatcattaaaatattttattttagtgattggcatgataaaatttccaCTCGTTGCTTAATtcggatcgtttttgcgttcgttacgacttccgtcgtaattaaccgaacaacgcaaccgtacgaccaaacgggCCGACATACGAGATGTTTTTGAgtatattttaagttccctatactttgactttattttagagccttgaaatggggttaatggggcttaaaagtgccaaaaatcaagttttacaagtacagggaccatttttgaaatttctggcagatacattgaacttggtccattttttttaggttttgatggttttaacccatggttttgcaccCTATTGGCTGGTATTTGATGGTTTTACATGTTCCCATGGTATTCTAAAACCTTGGGCCCAAGTGTAAGGCCATGATTAAAGCACAgttttcgataaacgatcttaacggtggaccgaatcctatatatacccgCAAAGATTTCGTTTCATTTCCCACATGATCTGATATTAATGCTATAAGCTGAagctttatgcttcatacctgagtatttaGATCAAGATcctcctagcttggaccctttgtaagcttctttcgttcttttatgcgtttttaagcgttaaagtcaaacagtgtttgactttctgctttgaccaggttatggtcaacacgaagttcgtttgaacttcgcaacgtgagcgtaatcacgatgttcatagtcctttgtgactatacctactgattaccacgttattaagtgtagtgacgagtcatagtttcggtcaaaatgcgcgtttatgcgtattttgcaaccaaactatttttggatatcaagaccctttgtcttgatatcaaacttattttctaacttcgttaaacatgttttaacatgtttaactcgtcactttaggattagtgcttatatagggtcgtaagataagcggtctaaacaaccgcttagactttcgaacccgacctgtttggtcaatcattaggatccgaccaaacatgttttgtgaccatagttgtatagggaataaccttccgaggttataccttatggtcacttcgtttaagtagttgtatgataagtagtttatatgccttaggtaaatgaccaaaatgccctttttacgcataaattcattttaagcatatgtaacctaaatttttacatctaaactgattacgtAACATTATTaggcatgttaaggcatataatacttgtcataggactagttaggcggtccgaacgcattttgcacgaacgacgcgttaaagtagcgtaagctacctaaacgggtcgtagtgggtcgtaagcacttaggttaggtttcgatttaggatgtaggctttgttaaaccatattacatgagttcctatactcatttggtttacgaaacctcattctatccagtctcccgatttaggtccgatttatttacttagttacctatattaggtgtcgtttgactctgtgatccctctagcgttgcttggttgttattcaagacttctaagcattcttAAGTGaatacatagtcccctcttttact
This is a stretch of genomic DNA from Helianthus annuus cultivar XRQ/B chromosome 16, HanXRQr2.0-SUNRISE, whole genome shotgun sequence. It encodes these proteins:
- the LOC110944748 gene encoding uncharacterized protein LOC110944748, producing the protein MADHIARIVPKIVTEIQGSNTPPSSVDSKAVQPKPVSFNYKHFVSCNPKSFTGNDGLTSMLEWFDSIEVTFINSECPEYLKTRSATGVFQGRALEWWTNERNIHSNDEAYALPWAEVRELMILEFCPPHEQQNLEDEFWHLKQVGDDNLAYTTRFKKLSIIVPHQVSTPKHMITKYIHGLPSAIRDAIEAAQLDSIEEVYRFATSLNNNCVRDKQFNTPASSKPANQITQQSSGSKGKKQKSQNSGCNAIVPAANPNPASLENTKKPYTGVHPKCDTYHYHHPANSACRHCTSCNRYGHTAPYCHQTNQVQQAPQNPKPANNA